A genomic region of Catharus ustulatus isolate bCatUst1 chromosome 32, bCatUst1.pri.v2, whole genome shotgun sequence contains the following coding sequences:
- the ARL2 gene encoding ADP-ribosylation factor-like protein 2 has protein sequence MGLLTILKKMREKERELRLLVLGLDNAGKTTLLKRLNGEDVGGTSPTLGFNIKTLEHRGFQLHVWDVGGQSSLRSYWRNYFESTDGLVWVVDSSDRQRLRLCASELRALLREERLAGATLLVFANKQDLPGALPAGDIREALELDSIRSHRWRIQGCSAFTGRDLLPGLDWLLDDIGARLCPPD, from the exons ATGGGGCTGCTGACGATCCTGAAGAAAATGCGCGAGAAGGAGCGAGAACTGCGGCTGCTCGTGCT GGGATTGGACAACGCCGGGAAGACGACGCTGCTGAAGCGGCTGAACGGGGAGGACGTGGGCGGCACCTCCCCCACCCTGGGCTTCAACATCAAGACCCTGGAGCACCGCGG GTTCCAGCTGCACGTGTGGGACGTGGGCGGGCAGAGCTCGCTGCGCTCCTACTGGCGCAATTACTTCGAGAGCACGGACGGGCTGGTGTGGGTGGTGGACAGCAGTGACCGGCAGCGGCTGCGGCTCTGCGCCAGCGAGCTGCGCGCCCTGCTCCGCGAGGAG CGCCTGGCCGGGGCCACCCTGCTCGTGTTCGCCAACAAACAGGACCTGCCCGGGGCGCTGCCGGCGGGGGACATCCGGGAG GCCCTGGAGCTGGACTCCATCCGCAGCCACCGCTGGCGCATCCAGGGCTGCTCGGCCTTCACCGGCCGGGACCTCCTGCCCGGCCTGGACTGGCTGCTGGACGACATCGGGGCGCGGCTGTGCCCGCCGGACTGA
- the LOC117009270 gene encoding small nuclear ribonucleoprotein-associated protein B'-like, whose product MTALSPQGPGAAGGAGAARGSPPARAELDALRERMDRLQDDYANSQRLNLLLEERLRGLAQAMALERAALSRHVAEVLQRVLGTPPGSGPPPGSGPPPGSAAWGGAEDEEEEGGGEGPLLPPPAFRDPPGGNRDPPRG is encoded by the exons ATGACAGCGCTGTCCCCACAGGGGCCGGGGGCGGCCGGAGGcgccggggcagcgcgggg atcccccccgGCACGGGCGGAGCTGGACGCGCTGCGGGAGCGAATGGACAG GCTCCAGGACGATTACGCCAACTCGCAGCGCCTgaacctgctgctggaggagcggCTGCGGGGGCTG GCGCAGGCCATGGCCCTGGAGAGAGCCGCCCTGAGCCGCCACGTGGCCGAGGTGCTGCAGAGGGTCCTGGGGACCCCCCCCGGGTCGGGACCCCCCCCCGGGTCGGGACCCCCCCCCGGATCGG CCGCGTGGGGAGGGGccgaggatgaggaggaggagggggggggggaggggccgctGCTGCCCCCCCCCGCcttcagggaccccccggggggg AACCGAGACCCCCCCCGAGGCTGa